A genomic segment from Bos taurus isolate L1 Dominette 01449 registration number 42190680 breed Hereford chromosome 1, ARS-UCD2.0, whole genome shotgun sequence encodes:
- the IFNAR2 gene encoding interferon alpha/beta receptor 2 precursor (The RefSeq protein has 3 substitutions compared to this genomic sequence), translating to MLLSQNVSAIGPLNLYPMVHISLVFGISYVAPVLSDEHCTLKMRFRNFQSVLSWELKNHSIVPTHYTLWYTIMSKREDMKVVKDCINVTRSFCDLTDVWVNTTDMYIPQVVGFRENAKLVICMGSFFLVPDKPLDPPEFEIVGFTNHISVNVKFQFDSPGILSEELQFYLAFIEEHAGNSVKRHQPQITGNITKNFNYVIDKLIPNTNYCISVYFEPKDPRKINRSPLKCTLFRPRRESESSESATIGGIITLFLITAVFISTVMILKRIGYICLRNDFPKVLNFYKLSVWVFAELPPLEKVATVEVIHVNRKKKVWNYNYDDENDIENEAAPHLISGGYTKHGLTGKLCPTSTTSPSLEDCSLEDCSEPSAEEPYLPEPKGDAETPMAPGPGLWQSEGTSGGYQTRGTLWQDPTSEEDSDSTEGSEGRIVFNVNLNSVCVRALEDDKDSEVTLMSPSCPEETVELEDLNETESSVLVASEEGTQLPFTNPSTECPRPQDAPSDKSDTSDPDVDMGDGYIVRQVNLKKFN from the exons atgcttTTGAGCCAGAATGTGTCAGCGATTGGACCACTGAATTTGTATCCCATGG tgCACATCAGCCTCGTGTTTGGTATTTCGTATGTTGCGCCTG TTCTTTCAGATGAACATTGCACTTTAAAGATGAGATTCCGAAATTTCCAGTCAGTCTTATCATGGGAATTAAAAAACCATTCAATTGTACCAACTCACTATACATTATGGTACACAATCATGAG TAAACGAGAAGATATGAAGGTCGTCAAGGACTGTATAAACGTCACAAGATCgttttgtgacctcacagacgtGTGGGTAAACACGACGGACATGTACATCCCCCAGGTGGTTGGATTCAGAGAGAATGCAAAGCTGGTCATTTGTATGGGCTCTTTCTTCCTGGTGCCAGACA AGCCTTTGGACCCACCAGAGTTTGAGATTGTTGGTTTTACAAACCACATCAGTGTGAATGTGAAATTTCAATTCGACAGTCCCGGGATACTAAGTGAAGAATTACAGTTTTACTTAGCATTTATTGAAGAGCATGCAGGGAACAGTGTTAAGAGG CATCAACCCCAAATAACTGGAAACATCACCAAAAATTTCAATTATGTCATCGACAAGTTAATTCCAAACACAAACTACTGTATATCCGTTTATTTTGAGCCTAAAgatccaagaaaaataaacagatctCCCTTAAAATGTACCCTCTTTCGACCCAGACGAGAATCAG AGTCATCAGAATCTGCTACAATAGGAGGAATAATTACTCTGTTTTTAATAACTGCTGTCTTCATAAGCACTGTAATGATACTGAAACGGATTGGCTATATATGCTTAAGAAATGATTTCCCCAAAGTTttg aatttttataaaCTGTCAGTCTGGGTGTTTGCCGAGCTGCCCCCGTTGGAAAAAGTGGCTACCGTGGAAGTCATTCACgtcaacaggaagaagaaagtgtGGAATTATAATTATGACGATGAAAATGACATCGAAAATGAGGCAGCTCCCCACTTAATTTCAGGTGGTTACACCAAGCATGGACTAACGGGCAAGCTGTGTCCAACTTCCACCACTTCACCCAGCTTGGAGGACTGCAGCTTGGAGGACTGCAGTGAGCCCAGTGCTGAGGAGCCGTATCTGCCTGAGCCCAAGGGGGACGCCGAGACCCCCATGGCACCAGGGCCCGGCCCCTGGCAGTCGGAAGGCACAAGTGGGGGCTACCAGACGAGAGGGACTCTGTGGCAGGACCCCACTTCCGAGGAGGACAGTGACTCCACGGAGGGGTCTGAGGGCAGAATCGTCTTCAACGTGAATttgaactctgtgtgtgtgagagcccTTGAGGATGACAAGGACTCAGAAGTCACTCTAATGTCCCCATCTTGTCCAGAAGAGACAGTCGAGCTGGAGGACCTCAACGAGACAGAATCAAGCGTTTTGGTGGCCAGTGAAGAAGGGACACAGCTGCCCTTCACCAACCCCTCTACGGAGTGCCCGAGGCCCCAAGATGCTCCTTCTGATAAAAGTGACACTTCCGAGTCAGATGTTGACATGGGGGATGGGTATATAGTAAGACAAGTGAatctaaaaaaatttaattaa